The following coding sequences lie in one Enterococcus sp. 9E7_DIV0242 genomic window:
- a CDS encoding DUF5068 domain-containing protein encodes MKKVILALLLSTAILAACGNTEKETKNSSTAESTVVSKESEESTEESTEETTEESKTTKKSATSAPSKRAETMKEYIEAQEMELLYAQSEPTIVEMGDFEVSVDEYELVKVTDFDSNFKIPFGDQTDEGGIILATISIANTSDKTLYYPSIPDLTFTGATKAYTNNRTVVEDNADDSDNMGAIVVDTKGEIKAGETQTMTVNYLFSDEALSAILDLGLVTMQVPHGYTKAESFKSEDKVGDKQNIQLSVSSDGEKTASDNASFLQDKVSTDDMGTKTLDMEKKDINTTQSVDGVDAILSEYQFTFFEPNEVEAERFSNFENGTVLLTVKFVLDNKGEKTISMSSSSATLRVNNDSQRVLSEGMLTNYTTDVVSPGEKKDLLQVFVLDQEQYEKIWREKDFSINLNLVDGETFKRETVEFDLPK; translated from the coding sequence ATGAAAAAAGTGATTTTAGCATTGCTGTTGTCTACTGCTATTTTAGCTGCTTGCGGCAATACAGAAAAAGAGACAAAAAATTCATCCACAGCGGAGTCGACGGTTGTATCGAAAGAGTCTGAGGAATCAACAGAAGAGTCCACAGAAGAAACGACGGAAGAATCTAAAACGACTAAAAAGAGTGCAACGTCAGCTCCTTCAAAGAGAGCAGAGACGATGAAAGAGTATATTGAAGCGCAAGAAATGGAACTGCTATACGCTCAATCTGAGCCAACTATCGTAGAAATGGGCGATTTTGAAGTATCAGTGGATGAGTATGAATTAGTGAAAGTGACCGATTTTGACTCCAATTTTAAGATTCCATTTGGGGATCAAACAGATGAAGGTGGGATAATCCTTGCGACGATTTCTATTGCAAATACTAGTGATAAAACGTTGTATTATCCTTCAATTCCGGATTTGACCTTTACAGGAGCAACTAAGGCTTATACGAATAATCGAACAGTCGTTGAAGACAATGCCGATGATAGTGATAATATGGGTGCGATCGTCGTAGATACGAAAGGCGAAATCAAAGCTGGGGAAACGCAAACAATGACGGTCAACTACTTGTTTAGTGATGAGGCGTTGTCAGCTATTTTGGATCTTGGCTTAGTAACGATGCAAGTACCACACGGCTATACGAAAGCTGAAAGCTTTAAATCTGAAGACAAGGTAGGCGATAAGCAGAATATTCAGCTTTCCGTCTCTTCTGATGGTGAGAAAACAGCAAGTGACAATGCGTCATTCTTGCAGGACAAAGTAAGTACAGATGATATGGGTACCAAGACACTTGATATGGAGAAGAAAGATATAAATACGACTCAGAGTGTCGATGGTGTTGATGCCATATTGTCAGAATACCAGTTTACGTTCTTTGAGCCTAATGAAGTAGAAGCAGAGCGCTTCAGCAATTTTGAAAATGGAACAGTTCTGTTGACAGTTAAATTTGTGCTTGATAATAAAGGGGAAAAGACAATTTCTATGAGCAGCTCCAGTGCGACCTTACGTGTCAATAACGATTCCCAACGTGTGCTGAGTGAAGGAATGCTAACGAACTACACGACAGATGTCGTAAGTCCTGGTGAGAAGAAGGACCTATTGCAGGTGTTTGTACTGGATCAAGAGCAATATGAAAAAATTTGGCGTGAAAAAGATTTCAGTATTAATTTGAATTTGGTCGATGGTGAAACGTTTAAGAGAGAAACGGTTGAGTTTGATTTACCGAAATAA
- a CDS encoding glycoside hydrolase family 3 protein, protein MKKAGKFITLLSMSVLLTACNQEEKMKEATPEKYTTEEKTEGTVTYMQVKNPNNGAILGYLKDGGVSLLEEEDGDYVYAFKDMNGNGKLEEWEDWRKDIDTRAKSLAKELTKEEIAGLMLFSSHEREPENGLTDDQKTYLKDDNLRNVLNAGGNDVEAAVNWNNEMQAYVEELSTGEDKKFIPVNFSSDPRSTAGSDAAYNAEGDDISRWPSNLGLAATFDTETMLRFAKAASEEYRAMGIATALGPQIELATDPRWLRADGTFGEDTALATDMAKAYVDGSQSSYGEEGKDLGWGSDSINAMVKHFPGDGMGEGGRESHMNSGKYAVYPGDNFEEHLKPFLDGAMKLDGETKEAASVMSSYSVAIDKDGNPLFGVNKGSAYDKEKIDILRKDNGYEGIICTDWTVTSAIDDPDNVLGIGTAWGVEDETVAQRHYEVLLTGVDMFGGNNAIQPVLDAYDLWDKAYEKGDVDVSAEERFQQSGARLVKMMMLPGIFENPYLSLEASSEIVGSEDKTKDGYQAQLDSIVMLKNKEETIKEADVEKDYKEKVVYIPSSIHHEFKTVFADAQDTANPTMSVDIAEGYFKEVVTDTPIEKDGKVTGFEAPDLKDVDMIIVGMGSPDNGSPFSSAGLKDNTFYPLSLQYGTYKADGDSVRKTSISGDILEDGKKENRSYYGETAIISNSYDLEAFKNAKKQSETIEKETGKKVPVVVVLKAKNPVVVSEFEEGADAIVTGFSVSDQAYFDILLGKQEPKGLLPMQFPADMDTVEKQQEDVAHDMESYKDSEGNTYDFGYGLNYEGPISDERTEKYVK, encoded by the coding sequence GTGAAAAAAGCAGGGAAATTTATTACATTATTATCGATGTCCGTATTATTAACAGCCTGTAATCAGGAGGAGAAAATGAAAGAAGCGACTCCGGAAAAATATACAACAGAGGAAAAGACAGAAGGAACTGTAACCTACATGCAGGTTAAGAATCCTAACAATGGTGCTATTCTAGGCTATTTGAAAGATGGCGGTGTCAGCCTTTTAGAGGAAGAGGACGGCGATTACGTCTATGCATTCAAGGACATGAACGGGAATGGTAAGCTGGAAGAGTGGGAGGATTGGCGTAAGGACATTGACACACGAGCGAAGTCTCTGGCTAAAGAGCTGACAAAAGAAGAAATTGCCGGGCTAATGTTGTTCAGCAGCCATGAAAGAGAGCCGGAAAACGGACTGACAGATGATCAGAAAACTTATTTGAAGGATGATAATTTGAGGAATGTTTTGAATGCCGGTGGGAATGATGTGGAAGCGGCAGTCAATTGGAACAACGAGATGCAGGCATATGTGGAAGAGCTGAGCACAGGAGAAGACAAGAAATTTATTCCAGTCAACTTTAGCTCTGATCCGCGAAGTACAGCTGGATCTGATGCTGCGTATAATGCAGAAGGAGACGATATCTCTAGATGGCCGTCTAATTTGGGGCTTGCCGCAACCTTCGATACAGAGACGATGTTGAGATTTGCCAAGGCGGCGTCAGAAGAATATCGGGCGATGGGGATTGCTACAGCATTAGGGCCGCAAATTGAATTAGCGACTGATCCGCGTTGGTTGCGTGCAGATGGCACGTTTGGCGAAGACACTGCGTTAGCTACTGATATGGCTAAAGCGTATGTGGATGGCTCTCAGTCTTCTTATGGTGAAGAAGGGAAGGACCTCGGTTGGGGCTCTGATTCGATCAATGCCATGGTCAAGCATTTTCCAGGAGATGGCATGGGCGAAGGTGGACGTGAGTCGCACATGAATAGCGGGAAATATGCGGTGTATCCGGGAGATAACTTTGAAGAGCATTTGAAGCCATTTTTGGATGGTGCGATGAAGCTGGATGGGGAAACCAAAGAAGCGGCTTCTGTGATGAGTTCATATTCTGTGGCCATCGATAAAGACGGCAATCCGTTGTTTGGCGTAAACAAAGGCTCTGCCTATGATAAAGAAAAGATCGATATTTTGCGTAAAGACAATGGCTACGAAGGGATTATTTGTACAGACTGGACGGTGACTTCGGCGATTGATGATCCAGACAATGTTCTTGGTATTGGCACCGCTTGGGGTGTCGAGGATGAAACAGTGGCACAGCGTCATTACGAGGTGCTACTGACAGGAGTAGATATGTTTGGCGGGAACAACGCGATCCAACCTGTTCTTGATGCGTATGATTTATGGGACAAAGCCTATGAAAAAGGCGATGTAGATGTTTCGGCCGAAGAACGCTTCCAGCAGTCTGGGGCACGTTTAGTGAAAATGATGATGTTACCGGGCATTTTTGAAAATCCTTATCTTTCTCTTGAAGCTTCTTCTGAGATTGTAGGTAGTGAAGACAAAACAAAAGATGGGTATCAGGCCCAACTGGATTCGATCGTGATGCTGAAAAATAAAGAAGAAACCATCAAGGAAGCGGATGTTGAGAAAGACTACAAAGAGAAGGTCGTGTATATTCCAAGCTCGATCCACCATGAATTCAAGACAGTATTTGCGGATGCACAGGATACTGCCAACCCAACAATGAGTGTAGACATTGCAGAAGGCTATTTCAAGGAAGTGGTGACTGATACGCCAATTGAAAAGGATGGAAAAGTGACTGGTTTTGAAGCGCCGGACTTGAAGGATGTAGATATGATCATCGTAGGAATGGGTAGCCCAGATAATGGAAGTCCATTCAGCAGCGCCGGTCTGAAGGATAATACTTTCTATCCTCTTAGCTTGCAATATGGCACCTATAAAGCGGATGGAGATTCTGTCAGAAAAACATCGATCAGCGGCGATATTCTTGAGGATGGTAAGAAAGAAAATCGCAGCTATTATGGAGAAACGGCAATCATCAGCAATAGCTATGATTTAGAAGCCTTCAAAAATGCGAAAAAACAAAGTGAAACGATTGAAAAGGAAACAGGTAAGAAAGTACCTGTCGTCGTTGTACTGAAAGCAAAAAATCCTGTGGTCGTCAGTGAATTTGAAGAAGGGGCAGACGCAATTGTTACAGGTTTCTCAGTCAGCGATCAAGCCTATTTTGATATTCTTTTAGGCAAGCAAGAGCCGAAAGGGTTGCTGCCGATGCAATTTCCGGCAGATATGGATACGGTTGAGAAACAGCAGGAAGATGTGGCTCATGATATGGAATCATACAAGGATTCAGAAGGAAATACCTACGATTTTGGCTATGGACTGAACTACGAGGGACCAATCTCAGATGAACGTACCGAGAAATATGTGAAATAG
- a CDS encoding TraX family protein, translating into MNANQLKFFMMGLMVLDHITFFVSDNTSIIFHIITRCVGVFFAYMIVEGFFHTSNRKNYLFRLAGAAGVMFVGSTLLNLWLGDPMIQVHNNIFLTLTVGLLLLIVVDWVKEVPHLAFKLAGTLVAATLLITGAILTEGGTVLLPFILITYFTYNKVLLRDACYLGFSLFLLFTSFQWMGDWSTTLLMLGMNSDFAFISVIPFLHLYNGEKGKTSAFSKYAFYLFYPAHLWIIAIASKLILMNG; encoded by the coding sequence TTGAATGCAAACCAATTAAAATTTTTTATGATGGGACTAATGGTCCTTGACCACATCACCTTCTTCGTCTCTGACAACACTTCGATTATTTTTCACATCATTACTCGATGTGTCGGCGTATTTTTTGCCTATATGATCGTTGAAGGATTTTTTCATACCAGTAATCGAAAGAACTATCTATTCCGTCTAGCTGGCGCTGCCGGTGTGATGTTTGTCGGCAGCACTTTGCTGAATCTTTGGCTAGGCGACCCAATGATCCAGGTACACAACAATATCTTTTTAACTTTGACGGTCGGGCTCCTTCTGCTGATTGTTGTTGATTGGGTCAAGGAAGTTCCCCACCTCGCCTTCAAGCTCGCTGGCACTTTGGTTGCTGCCACACTCTTGATTACCGGCGCAATACTGACAGAAGGTGGAACTGTTCTATTGCCATTTATCCTGATCACTTATTTCACATACAACAAGGTTTTGTTAAGGGACGCTTGCTATCTCGGCTTTTCATTATTCCTTTTATTTACCAGCTTCCAATGGATGGGGGATTGGTCAACCACACTCCTAATGTTAGGCATGAACTCAGATTTCGCGTTTATCTCTGTGATTCCATTCCTTCATTTATATAACGGAGAAAAAGGGAAAACATCTGCCTTTTCAAAATATGCTTTTTACCTGTTTTACCCAGCACATCTATGGATAATAGCTATAGCTTCTAAGCTGATACTGATGAATGGATAA
- a CDS encoding IS110 family transposase, which yields MSSILAFDVSKGESYKVLYQDNFCLSEGKVVHNQEGFQLLLEEIQTLPEVPEIVFEATGIYSRPLEKFCQDNKLTYCLLNPLEAKKQMEEGSLRSWKTDKFDAHKLAQTHCKNRRQPKLHQQAIYLELRELARFYQEIETKISHVRMNLHNALQLTFPELEQFFSSRITPYALSLIECFPHPAFVLASSRTKIKNRLMKTTRKRISENRAWQKADQIFIYASNSYPAVESNSVLCQKVIYYAQLLQDLLEQKNKLMEQMMNAAHPLEEFELYQTIPGIGAPTAALLIGELGDIRCFSTSNKLNAFVGIDIRRFQSGSYIGKDHINKRGNPKGRKILYFTIRNMIRQQHAASNHIVDYYYKLKKQPLPKMEKVATVACMNKLLKCMHSMVRNHTRYAYAYTASNDQ from the coding sequence ATGTCATCTATTTTAGCTTTTGATGTATCAAAAGGAGAAAGTTACAAAGTACTCTATCAGGACAACTTTTGCTTATCTGAGGGAAAAGTAGTTCACAATCAAGAAGGATTTCAGCTGCTATTAGAGGAAATTCAGACCTTACCAGAGGTCCCTGAAATTGTTTTTGAAGCAACTGGTATCTACTCACGTCCCTTAGAAAAGTTTTGTCAGGATAATAAACTGACCTACTGCCTTCTAAATCCTTTAGAAGCAAAAAAACAGATGGAGGAAGGCTCGCTTCGTAGCTGGAAAACGGATAAATTTGATGCTCATAAACTGGCTCAAACTCATTGTAAAAATAGACGCCAACCAAAGCTACACCAACAAGCAATCTATCTCGAACTACGAGAACTTGCCCGCTTCTATCAGGAAATTGAGACGAAAATCAGTCATGTTCGTATGAATCTTCATAATGCTCTTCAATTGACTTTTCCTGAATTGGAACAGTTCTTTTCCAGCCGTATCACTCCCTATGCCTTATCCCTGATTGAATGTTTTCCACATCCTGCCTTCGTTCTCGCTTCCAGTCGAACAAAAATCAAAAATCGATTGATGAAAACAACGAGGAAACGAATTTCTGAAAATAGGGCTTGGCAGAAAGCTGACCAGATTTTCATTTACGCCTCAAACTCTTATCCAGCTGTTGAGTCCAATAGTGTTCTCTGTCAGAAAGTCATTTACTATGCCCAGCTTCTTCAGGACCTATTAGAACAGAAAAATAAATTGATGGAACAAATGATGAACGCTGCTCATCCTCTTGAAGAATTTGAGTTGTATCAGACGATTCCAGGAATTGGTGCGCCAACGGCTGCACTTCTGATTGGAGAATTAGGCGATATTCGATGTTTCTCTACATCAAACAAACTCAATGCATTTGTCGGGATTGATATCCGGCGGTTTCAATCTGGATCATATATAGGAAAGGATCATATCAATAAAAGAGGGAATCCAAAGGGGCGAAAGATTCTTTACTTTACTATTCGTAATATGATTCGACAACAACACGCCGCCTCCAATCATATCGTCGACTATTATTATAAATTAAAAAAGCAACCCCTTCCTAAAATGGAAAAGGTTGCCACAGTTGCCTGCATGAACAAGCTCCTGAAGTGTATGCATTCCATGGTTAGGAATCATACAAGGTACGCTTATGCGTATACGGCCTCCAACGACCAATAA
- a CDS encoding class I SAM-dependent methyltransferase has protein sequence MTNHYYTENPNTAHDIEEWSFELVGKNFRFVTDSGVFSRNGVDYGSRVLIDAFDWQDLPEGRILDVGCGYGPIGLSLAHVSGRTVEMIDVNQRAVALAVENAAKNQIKTVDIHASNIYETLNKQQYAAIVSNPPIRAGKKVVHKILTEAEPLLAVGGTLTVVIQKKQGAPSAQKRMEEVFGNVEIVTKDKGYYILRSVKEA, from the coding sequence ATGACAAATCATTATTATACCGAAAATCCAAATACAGCACATGACATCGAAGAATGGTCATTTGAATTAGTGGGGAAAAATTTTCGTTTTGTAACAGATAGCGGTGTGTTTTCACGGAATGGTGTAGATTATGGGTCGCGCGTGTTGATTGATGCGTTTGATTGGCAGGACTTGCCGGAAGGACGGATATTGGATGTCGGCTGCGGCTATGGCCCAATCGGTCTGTCATTGGCCCATGTATCTGGTCGAACGGTCGAAATGATTGACGTGAACCAGCGTGCAGTTGCCTTGGCCGTGGAAAATGCAGCGAAAAATCAGATCAAAACGGTCGATATCCATGCATCCAATATTTATGAAACCTTAAATAAGCAGCAATATGCGGCGATCGTCAGCAATCCGCCGATTCGTGCGGGGAAAAAGGTAGTTCATAAAATATTGACGGAAGCTGAGCCATTACTGGCAGTAGGCGGGACCTTAACGGTTGTTATTCAGAAGAAACAGGGAGCACCGAGTGCCCAGAAGCGCATGGAAGAAGTCTTTGGCAATGTTGAGATCGTGACAAAAGACAAAGGCTATTATATTTTGAGAAGTGTGAAAGAAGCATAA
- a CDS encoding SGNH/GDSL hydrolase family protein: MTKLVLFGDSITAGDFGEAASPILTNLVKEDLAAQGYTDISIVNAGIPGDTSVGGLRRLEKDVLAVAPDYVVLFFGANDCSESHPITAEDYGNNLSQMIEQIGEEKVVLLTPPFIDAARQPSRQDEEVRRFVVAAKEVGEKYEVPTVDMYHALSVYPGVAEFLQEDGLHFSEYGYEFLAALIVREIKGKLIS, encoded by the coding sequence ATGACCAAACTAGTATTATTTGGTGATAGTATCACCGCAGGAGATTTTGGGGAAGCGGCTTCGCCTATACTGACAAATTTAGTTAAAGAGGATTTGGCTGCACAAGGATATACAGATATTTCTATTGTGAATGCAGGAATCCCGGGAGATACATCTGTTGGTGGTTTGCGCAGGCTGGAAAAAGATGTTCTGGCTGTTGCCCCTGATTATGTCGTACTCTTCTTTGGGGCCAATGACTGTTCTGAAAGCCATCCAATCACGGCAGAGGATTACGGCAATAATCTCTCTCAGATGATCGAGCAGATCGGTGAGGAAAAGGTTGTTTTACTTACACCGCCGTTTATTGATGCAGCTAGACAGCCAAGTCGTCAGGATGAAGAGGTCCGTCGTTTTGTGGTAGCAGCGAAAGAGGTTGGAGAGAAGTACGAAGTACCGACAGTTGACATGTATCATGCACTCAGCGTCTATCCAGGTGTGGCTGAATTTTTGCAGGAGGATGGGCTGCATTTTTCTGAGTACGGGTATGAGTTTCTGGCTGCCTTGATTGTTCGAGAGATAAAAGGTAAACTGATTTCGTAG
- the coaA gene encoding type I pantothenate kinase, whose product MDEKMNYYRIPREEWLGFYRKGEAPMTEEELENIKGFNDQISLQDVEDIYVPLTHLIHLHMKEFESLTLSKGLFLHRYVPVPPFIIGIAGSVAVGKSTTARLLQTILSRVFKRRNVQLITTDGFLYPNKVLEERGIMNRKGFPESYDMEKLIEFLNRVKNGEDEIRVPMYSHSVYDIIDGEYELITQPDILIVEGINTLQLPANQQIYVSDFFDFSVFVDADPKLIEKWYLDRFGALLDTAFREPDNYYYKYATGDREAAFKMARGVWQSVNLKNLEEYILPTRSRADIILHKTENHIIDEIYLRKY is encoded by the coding sequence ATGGACGAAAAAATGAATTACTATCGCATTCCTCGCGAGGAATGGCTGGGATTCTACCGAAAGGGAGAAGCCCCAATGACAGAAGAAGAACTGGAAAATATCAAAGGATTCAATGATCAGATTTCACTGCAGGATGTAGAAGACATTTACGTCCCACTGACTCATCTGATCCATTTGCATATGAAAGAGTTTGAGTCTCTGACATTGAGTAAAGGGTTGTTCCTACACAGATATGTGCCTGTTCCACCTTTCATTATCGGTATTGCCGGAAGTGTCGCTGTTGGTAAAAGTACCACTGCTCGACTACTGCAAACGATTCTGTCGCGCGTTTTTAAACGCCGCAACGTACAGCTGATCACCACCGATGGGTTCCTTTACCCAAACAAGGTGCTGGAAGAGCGTGGGATCATGAACCGGAAAGGATTCCCCGAAAGCTATGACATGGAAAAATTGATCGAGTTTTTAAATCGGGTCAAAAATGGCGAAGATGAAATTCGTGTACCGATGTATTCACACAGTGTGTACGATATCATCGATGGCGAATACGAGCTCATCACTCAGCCGGATATTCTGATCGTAGAAGGAATCAACACTTTGCAGCTGCCTGCCAATCAACAAATTTATGTCAGTGACTTCTTTGACTTTTCCGTTTTTGTCGATGCTGATCCAAAGCTGATTGAAAAATGGTATTTAGACCGCTTTGGTGCCTTACTTGATACGGCTTTCCGCGAACCAGACAATTATTACTACAAATATGCGACTGGCGACCGTGAAGCAGCCTTTAAAATGGCAAGAGGCGTATGGCAAAGTGTGAATTTGAAGAATTTAGAAGAATATATCTTGCCTACAAGGAGCCGAGCTGATATCATACTCCATAAAACAGAGAATCACATCATCGACGAGATCTACTTGAGGAAGTACTGA
- the guaA gene encoding glutamine-hydrolyzing GMP synthase codes for MTNVSEMTNVEKIIVLDYGSQYNQLITRRIREFGVFSELLSHRITAAEVKEIAPKGIILSGGPNSVYDEKAFRIDPEILELGIPILGICYGMQLLTYCLDGKVEPAKNREYGKAELEVLAKDAALFNGLPSPQTVWMSHGDLVTELPTGFELVATSKDCPIASIQDTTRNFYGVQFHPEVRHSEYGNDLLRHFAFDVCQCSGNWSMENFIDMEIAKVREKVGDRKVLLGLSGGVDSSVVGVLLQKAIGDQLTCIFVDHGLLRKGEGDQVMDMLGGKFGLNIIRVNAQKRFLDKLAGVSDPEEKRKIIGNEFVYVFDDEATKLQGIDFLAQGTLYTDVIESGTETAQTIKSHHNVGGLPEDMQFELIEPLNTLFKDEVRALGTELGMPDNIVWRQPFPGPGLGIRVLGEITEEKLEIVRESDAILREEIANAGLDRDIWQYFTVLPGIRSVGVMGDGRTYDYTVGIRAVTSIDGMTADFARIPWDVLQKISVRIVNEVDHVNRIVYDITSKPPATVEWE; via the coding sequence GTGACGAACGTGTCCGAAATGACAAACGTTGAAAAAATCATCGTGTTGGACTACGGCAGCCAATACAACCAATTGATCACCCGCCGTATTCGCGAATTCGGCGTTTTTTCAGAACTATTGAGCCACCGTATCACCGCTGCAGAAGTAAAAGAAATCGCTCCGAAGGGAATCATTCTTTCAGGAGGTCCTAACAGTGTCTATGACGAAAAAGCGTTTCGTATCGATCCGGAAATCCTTGAATTAGGGATTCCAATCTTGGGTATCTGTTACGGTATGCAGCTTCTGACGTATTGCTTAGACGGAAAAGTAGAACCTGCGAAAAACCGTGAGTACGGAAAAGCAGAATTAGAAGTCCTCGCAAAAGACGCGGCTCTCTTCAACGGACTGCCTTCTCCACAAACAGTCTGGATGAGTCATGGCGATTTGGTCACAGAGCTGCCAACAGGCTTCGAGCTTGTTGCAACAAGTAAGGACTGCCCTATCGCTTCTATTCAAGACACAACACGCAACTTCTACGGTGTACAATTCCATCCGGAGGTACGCCATTCTGAATACGGAAATGACCTATTACGTCATTTTGCATTTGATGTTTGTCAGTGTTCCGGTAACTGGTCAATGGAGAATTTCATTGATATGGAAATCGCAAAAGTACGCGAAAAAGTCGGTGACCGCAAAGTATTGCTAGGTCTTTCCGGCGGCGTAGATTCTAGCGTTGTAGGTGTCCTTTTACAAAAAGCAATTGGTGACCAGCTGACATGTATTTTTGTAGACCACGGCTTACTACGTAAGGGCGAAGGCGATCAAGTAATGGATATGCTTGGCGGAAAATTCGGTCTGAATATTATTCGTGTGAACGCACAAAAACGTTTCTTAGATAAATTGGCCGGTGTTTCTGATCCGGAAGAAAAACGTAAAATCATCGGAAATGAATTCGTCTATGTCTTTGATGATGAAGCAACAAAGCTGCAAGGAATCGACTTCCTCGCTCAAGGAACGCTGTATACAGACGTAATCGAGAGTGGAACGGAGACAGCTCAAACAATCAAATCTCACCATAATGTAGGTGGGTTACCTGAAGACATGCAATTCGAGCTGATCGAACCATTGAACACGTTGTTCAAGGATGAAGTTCGTGCGCTTGGAACAGAGCTTGGCATGCCTGACAACATCGTTTGGCGTCAGCCATTCCCAGGGCCGGGACTTGGTATCCGTGTTCTTGGTGAAATCACTGAAGAAAAACTGGAAATCGTTCGCGAATCCGATGCGATCCTTAGAGAAGAAATCGCCAATGCCGGCTTAGACCGCGACATCTGGCAATACTTCACTGTACTACCTGGCATTCGCAGCGTTGGCGTAATGGGCGATGGTCGTACGTATGACTACACAGTCGGTATCCGCGCAGTCACTTCGATCGACGGCATGACCGCTGACTTTGCCCGTATCCCTTGGGATGTCCTGCAAAAAATCAGCGTGCGTATCGTTAACGAAGTCGATCACGTAAACCGCATCGTTTATGATATTACGAGCAAACCACCAGCTACGGTGGAGTGGGAATAA
- a CDS encoding recombinase family protein: MDINRLRDREWSEEKKSEKRERRKEIRSAYLEKRQVEIIPSKKELLEEKRKKKRVAAYCRVSTYEEEQEGSFELQIQAYTEKILNNPDWEMAEVYADQGVSGTTLRNRVNFQRLLDDCRNDKVDLILVKSISRFTRNTLHFISINRELKALPNPVGIYIEDMGINTLNGMSEYVLNMMSVIAQGESEQKSNAIKWANLRRWERGIPFVVTNNLLGYSKDNFGKIIIDEEEAEIVKFIYNAFLEGANFTLIAKLLTQAKVPTPTGGLVWRATTVGNILKNEKYCGDVIMQKPYTVDCFTHKRKKNNGEKRKYVIRDCLPPIISKKDWKKVENILSFPYRKRVFKESPYLKENKVVIKKWKSGVLKGFIIFDPNWTSSDIQEVLKRID, translated from the coding sequence GTGGATATAAATAGATTAAGAGATAGGGAGTGGTCGGAAGAAAAGAAGAGTGAAAAGAGAGAGCGAAGAAAAGAAATTCGTTCGGCGTATCTTGAAAAGAGACAGGTAGAAATTATCCCGTCAAAAAAGGAATTATTAGAAGAAAAAAGAAAGAAAAAGAGAGTGGCAGCGTATTGTAGGGTTAGTACTTATGAAGAAGAACAGGAAGGAAGTTTTGAACTTCAAATACAAGCATATACAGAGAAGATATTGAACAATCCTGATTGGGAAATGGCTGAAGTTTATGCAGATCAAGGAGTTTCAGGTACTACCCTAAGAAATCGAGTTAATTTTCAGAGATTATTAGATGATTGTCGCAATGATAAAGTTGATTTGATTTTAGTTAAAAGTATCAGTAGATTCACAAGGAACACGCTACACTTTATTTCTATAAACAGAGAATTGAAAGCGCTTCCCAATCCTGTTGGTATATATATAGAAGATATGGGTATTAATACTCTAAATGGGATGTCGGAATATGTATTAAATATGATGAGTGTGATTGCACAAGGAGAGAGTGAGCAGAAGAGTAATGCTATAAAATGGGCAAATTTGAGAAGATGGGAAAGAGGAATCCCCTTTGTTGTGACAAATAATTTGCTTGGTTATAGTAAAGATAATTTTGGTAAGATTATTATTGATGAAGAAGAAGCAGAAATTGTGAAGTTTATTTATAATGCTTTTCTAGAGGGAGCAAACTTTACTTTGATTGCAAAATTATTGACTCAAGCTAAAGTTCCCACACCAACTGGTGGTCTAGTATGGCGAGCAACTACTGTAGGAAATATTTTGAAAAATGAAAAATATTGTGGAGATGTAATTATGCAAAAACCTTATACAGTTGATTGCTTTACCCATAAACGAAAGAAGAATAATGGCGAAAAAAGAAAGTATGTTATAAGAGACTGCTTACCTCCGATAATATCAAAAAAAGACTGGAAAAAGGTAGAAAATATTTTAAGTTTTCCTTATAGAAAGAGAGTGTTTAAAGAAAGTCCATACCTTAAGGAAAACAAGGTAGTAATTAAAAAATGGAAATCAGGTGTATTAAAAGGGTTCATAATTTTTGATCCAAATTGGACATCTAGTGATATTCAGGAAGTTTTGAAAAGGATTGATTAG